The following are from one region of the Papaver somniferum cultivar HN1 unplaced genomic scaffold, ASM357369v1 unplaced-scaffold_132, whole genome shotgun sequence genome:
- the LOC113333169 gene encoding fatty acid amide hydrolase-like, with translation MGKKKVMIPVENVDLKTVKYKREPIQAPHLTGFGLKLFVWVTEAPLIGSLVLSILKKQNKMAEMLRYTVIPERPMFKPEFPPQEPEHGVVVVGEDDEPICRVQAALKCLPPYDPAYLSNTDSSPYLYWKIRDYAHAYQAGLVTPSMVAEHVISGVEEFNSKKPPMPFLISFNADDIRKQAAASTERFKEGNPISVLDGIFVAIKDDIDCSPYPSKGGTTWFHEVRPVKGDAASVSKLRSCGAILIGKANMHELGLGTTGNNPNYGTARNPHFLDRYTGGSSSGPAAIVASGLCSAALGTDGGGSVRIPSSLCGVVGLKTTYGRTDMEGALCDCGTVEIIGPIASTVEDVMLVYAAILGSSVTERISMNPAPPCLPSLSSFESSNALKSLRLGKYTEWFNDVYSTDISDKCEDVLTLLSKNHGCETVEIVIPELDEMRAAHVVSIGSESLSSLIPYCEDGKGPKLTHDTRTNLALFGTFSASDYVSAQRIRRRIMHYHMEIFKKVDIIVTPTTGMTSPIIPEGSLKHGETNLEVSGYLMRFVIAGNLLGLPAISVPVGHDKQGLPIGIQLIGRPWAEASILRLASAVEELCLESRKRPSTFFDILKVK, from the exons ATGGGGAAGAAGAAAGTCATGATACCAGTGGAAAATGTCGACTTAAAGACAGTTAAGTATAAGCGGGAACCGATTCAAG CTCCACATTTAACTGGTTTCGGTTTGAAGCTTTTTGTTTGGGTTACTGAAGCACCATTGATAGGGTCAttagtattatcaatcttgaAGAAACAGAATAAAATGGCTGAG ATGTTGCGCTATACCGTGATTCCAGAACGTCCCATGTTTAAGCCTGAGTTTCCACCACAAG AGCCAGAACATGGTGTTGTTGTCGTGGGAGAAGATGATGAACCCATTTGTAGGGTACAAGCAGCTTTAAAATGTCTTCCGCCGTATGATCCTGCTTACCTCTCGAACACTGACTCCTCTCCGTATTTGTACTGGAAAATCCGCGACTATGCACATGCTTATCAAGCTGGGCTTGTGACTCCATCGATG GTCGCAGAACATGTAATTTCTGGTGTGGAGGAGTTCAATAGTAAAAAGCCCCCAATgccgtttttgatttctttcaatgctGACGATATAAGGAAACAAGCTGCAGCTTCAACGGAAAGGTTCAAAGAAG GAAACCCAATATCTGTCTTGGATGGAATTTTTGTGGCAATCAAGGATGATATAGACTGCTCTCCATATCCATCTAAGG GTGGGACAACATGGTTCCACGAAGTCCGCCCAGTCAAAGGAGATGCAGCCTCTGTTTCAAAATTGAGAAGTTGTGGTGCGATTCTCATTGGGAAAGCAAATATGCACGAATTGGGCCTTGGAACAACTGGAAATAATCCTAATTATGG AACAGCGAGAAACCCTCACTTCCTAGACAGATATACTGGTGGATCTTCCTCAGGTCCAGCAGCAATTGTAGCTTCTGGATTATGTTCGGCTGCACTTGGAACTGATGGTGGAG GCTCAGTTCGAATTCCTTCTTCACTTTGTGGTGTAGTAGGCTTGAAAACAACATATGGTCGGACTGACATGGAAGG GGCATTATGTGATTGCGGGACTGTAGAAATCATCGGACCAATTGCTTCCACAGTTGAAGATGTTATGCTTGT GTATGCAGCTATATTGGGCTCCTCAGTGACTGAAAGAATCAGCATGAATCCG GCTCCACCTTGTTTGCCTAGTTTATCGTCATTTGAAAGTTCTAATGCTTTGAAATCACTTCGTCTGGGAAAATATACAGAG TGGTTCAATGATGTGTACTCTACTGATATCTCTGATAAGTGTGAGGATGTCCTTACTCTGCTCTCGAAAAATCATGGTTGCGAA acagtggaaatcgTAATACCGGAGCTGGATGAGATGCGAGCAGCTcatgttgtttcaattggttctgaATCACTAAGTTCCCTTATCCCTTATTGTGAGGATGG GAAAGGTCCCAAACTTACGCATGATACTCGTACTAATTTGGCACTGTTCGGTACATTCTCGGCTTCAGATTATGTTTCTGCTCAGCGTATTAG GCGAAGGATAATGCATTACCATATGGAGATCTTTAAGAAGGTTGACATAATAGTAACCCCAACCACTGG TATGACATCGCCTATAATACCTGAGGGTTCTCTTAAGCATGGGGAGACAAATTTAGAGGTTTCAG GTTATCTCATGCGGTTTGTAATAGCAGGAAATCTTCTCGGACTTCCTGCAATTTCCGTGCCA GTGGGTCATGATAAACAAGGTCTTCCAATAGGTATTCAACTGATAGGACGTCCATGGGCCGAGGCTTCAATTCTGCGTTTAGCTTCAGCAGTCGAG GAGCTCTGCTTAGAATCTCGGAAGAGGCCGTCCACATTTTTTGACATTCTGAAGGTGAAATAA